The Peribacillus sp. FSL P2-0133 genome has a segment encoding these proteins:
- the hpaB gene encoding 4-hydroxyphenylacetate 3-monooxygenase, oxygenase component — protein MPAKTGKEYIDRVDKAKANVWINGEQVKDKISQHPAFKGVMKSQAELYDLQHDSAKTDIMTYISPTSNERVGTSFMQPRTKEDLEKRRKMIQEWARHNNGMMGRSPDYINSGMMAYGTAADMFGTQDSAFAKNMKDYYELCREKDLSLTHTLIQPQVNRGVSAAKLPDPYIAARIAGKNSEGLIIKGARLLATQGGITDEIMVFPSTLLKQSEEENPYAFAFSIPNNTPGLKFICRESFDYGKSHFDHPLGSRFEEMDTIIVFDDVVVPWNRVFAYGDVGICNQAYNESNAVVHMTHQVVAKNIAKTEFILGILQLMAETINIGQYQHVQEKISEVIIALETVKAFITASEANAKVDKWGMMTPDFTPLNIARNYYPKIYPRFSEIMQLLGASGLMAIPNEADFNSELRPDLDKYLQAANGGAYDRVKLYRLAWDVCMSSFGSRQTLYERFFFGDPVRMASALYNGYDKQEYVDRVKEFLNRTENLAEIN, from the coding sequence ATGCCAGCTAAAACAGGTAAAGAATATATCGATAGGGTAGATAAAGCAAAGGCGAATGTATGGATCAATGGAGAGCAAGTAAAAGATAAGATCAGTCAACATCCAGCTTTTAAAGGGGTCATGAAATCACAGGCCGAATTATATGATTTGCAGCATGATTCCGCGAAAACTGACATCATGACTTATATTTCACCAACTTCAAACGAAAGAGTAGGGACTTCATTCATGCAGCCGCGGACTAAGGAAGACCTTGAAAAAAGGAGGAAAATGATTCAAGAATGGGCAAGGCATAATAATGGAATGATGGGACGTTCCCCTGACTATATCAACAGTGGGATGATGGCGTACGGTACTGCAGCTGATATGTTCGGCACTCAGGATTCGGCATTTGCTAAAAATATGAAAGATTATTATGAGCTCTGCAGGGAAAAGGATTTGTCGTTGACACATACCTTGATTCAACCCCAGGTTAATAGGGGAGTTAGTGCCGCAAAGCTTCCGGACCCTTACATCGCTGCACGGATTGCTGGCAAGAATTCAGAAGGGCTTATTATAAAGGGAGCCAGATTATTAGCTACACAAGGAGGAATAACGGATGAAATCATGGTTTTCCCTTCAACATTGCTTAAACAATCGGAAGAAGAAAATCCTTATGCATTCGCATTCTCCATACCAAATAATACACCAGGGTTGAAATTCATCTGTCGTGAATCATTCGACTATGGCAAATCACATTTTGACCATCCTCTTGGTTCAAGGTTTGAGGAAATGGATACGATTATCGTTTTTGATGATGTAGTCGTTCCTTGGAATCGGGTATTTGCATATGGGGATGTCGGCATTTGCAACCAGGCTTATAATGAAAGCAATGCAGTTGTTCATATGACCCATCAGGTGGTAGCGAAGAATATCGCCAAAACCGAGTTCATTCTGGGGATTTTGCAACTAATGGCGGAAACCATCAATATCGGGCAATACCAGCATGTTCAGGAAAAAATCTCGGAAGTCATCATAGCGCTTGAAACGGTAAAGGCTTTCATTACAGCTTCGGAGGCAAACGCGAAAGTGGATAAGTGGGGAATGATGACACCCGATTTCACACCGTTAAACATAGCCCGTAATTATTATCCGAAGATTTACCCTAGATTCAGTGAAATAATGCAGCTTCTTGGAGCTAGTGGCTTAATGGCGATACCAAATGAAGCCGATTTCAATTCGGAGCTTCGACCGGATTTGGATAAATATCTTCAAGCCGCGAATGGTGGAGCCTATGACAGGGTTAAATTGTATCGTCTCGCATGGGATGTATGCATGAGTTCATTTGGATCCAGGCAAACGCTGT
- a CDS encoding LysR family transcriptional regulator has product MDIRQLKYFVTIVQEEQVTKAAKKLHMAQPPLSQQLKLMEMEIGEKLFDRNGKKLELTETGKVLYKKAEALLNQFEESLLEVKEVSKGVQGTLSIGSVKTCFSYIPQRMRAFRVKYPDIRFKLMEGDTFRLTEGLINREIELAIVRLPINGKQFSSINLPPEDFVLVTPKDWDIPDSIEFKQIKDYPLLLLHRVSGQGTYELIVDECFRHGFEPTIVCECPDAAMILSLVKEGIGATIMPRTTSKSFSTQGIKIIELIDCEVQSEAALIWLEERYLSKGAVKFLETFSE; this is encoded by the coding sequence ATGGACATCCGGCAGTTAAAGTATTTTGTGACGATCGTTCAGGAAGAACAAGTAACCAAAGCCGCAAAAAAATTACATATGGCTCAACCCCCCCTTAGCCAGCAACTTAAATTAATGGAAATGGAAATCGGTGAAAAACTTTTCGATCGGAATGGAAAGAAACTTGAACTCACTGAAACTGGCAAGGTCCTATATAAAAAGGCCGAAGCTCTATTAAACCAGTTTGAAGAATCACTACTGGAAGTTAAGGAAGTCAGTAAAGGGGTACAGGGCACTCTTTCCATAGGGTCAGTAAAAACTTGCTTTTCTTACATTCCGCAAAGGATGAGGGCCTTTAGAGTAAAATACCCTGACATACGCTTCAAGTTAATGGAAGGTGATACGTTCCGTTTGACAGAAGGCTTAATAAACAGGGAAATCGAGTTGGCCATTGTACGGCTTCCAATTAACGGTAAGCAATTCTCATCGATTAACCTTCCGCCGGAAGATTTTGTGCTTGTCACCCCAAAAGATTGGGATATCCCAGACTCCATCGAATTTAAACAAATTAAGGATTATCCCCTCCTATTGCTGCATAGGGTAAGCGGACAGGGAACTTATGAACTTATAGTGGATGAGTGCTTCAGACATGGGTTTGAACCGACGATTGTATGTGAATGTCCTGATGCTGCAATGATTTTATCTTTGGTGAAGGAAGGAATAGGCGCTACCATCATGCCACGAACCACATCCAAATCGTTTTCAACCCAAGGTATTAAAATAATCGAATTGATAGATTGTGAAGTACAATCGGAAGCCGCCCTTATTTGGCTCGAAGAACGCTATCTTTCCAAAGGCGCCGTCAAATTTCTAGAAACATTTTCTGAATGA
- a CDS encoding cation acetate symporter encodes MNWTVIILFALMSIGTLFITYFASKKTKTAGSFYTAGGGLTARQNGLALAGDFMSASTFLGLIGAFSLTGYDGFFLMYGALVSFLVVLFLVAEPLRNLGKYTLADMVTTRFKYKQVRGVTAFNTLVISVMYMLGQLVAAGALFKLLLDIPYNISVIIVGIVMLVFVLFGGMTATSWVQIIKAILLIGGVFILFMIVMWKLNFSFIGIFTDMKTATPMGADYLKAGIKYASGWDAASLSLGLILGTAGLPHILIRFLTVPNARVARKSVVWVMWIMGAFHIMVIFLGFGAAKLVGTSNIMAANPAGNMAAPLLAKLVGGDILFAFIAAVSFATILAVVAGIVLTGATAFSHDFYNEILKDGKATEKQQMTMARWASVGVTALAIVLSLGLQEFNVAFLASIAFTLAASSNLPVILLTIYWKKFNKTGAIVGMMTGLIGTLLLVALSPNVWNPAPGATIMTGDPIFPLNSPGIVSIPLGFLACYLGALFGNRRTALKTVTEDNYNEILVKSNTGHDVKGVLRH; translated from the coding sequence ATGAATTGGACAGTTATTATTCTCTTTGCGCTAATGTCGATAGGTACCCTTTTCATCACGTATTTCGCTTCCAAAAAAACTAAAACGGCAGGCTCTTTTTATACGGCCGGGGGAGGGTTGACCGCTAGGCAAAATGGACTTGCATTGGCCGGGGATTTTATGTCGGCCTCCACGTTTTTAGGGTTGATTGGGGCATTTTCCTTAACGGGGTATGATGGATTTTTCCTGATGTATGGAGCACTTGTTTCATTTCTTGTCGTGTTATTCCTAGTGGCTGAACCTTTAAGGAACTTGGGGAAATACACATTGGCTGATATGGTGACTACAAGGTTTAAATATAAACAGGTCCGGGGAGTGACCGCATTTAATACCTTGGTGATATCAGTCATGTACATGCTGGGGCAACTTGTTGCGGCAGGTGCTTTATTTAAACTGCTTTTAGACATCCCGTATAATATTTCTGTCATCATCGTAGGTATTGTCATGTTGGTATTTGTTCTATTTGGGGGGATGACGGCGACGAGCTGGGTGCAGATCATTAAAGCCATCCTGCTGATAGGCGGAGTGTTTATATTATTCATGATCGTCATGTGGAAATTGAATTTTAGTTTCATCGGAATTTTCACTGATATGAAAACGGCGACACCCATGGGTGCAGATTACCTGAAAGCAGGTATTAAATATGCCAGTGGGTGGGATGCAGCTTCCTTATCACTGGGACTAATTCTGGGAACGGCAGGTCTACCTCACATTTTAATACGTTTTTTGACTGTCCCGAATGCACGAGTGGCAAGAAAGTCTGTTGTTTGGGTGATGTGGATTATGGGTGCTTTTCATATCATGGTCATTTTTCTCGGATTCGGTGCTGCGAAGTTGGTTGGAACATCGAATATCATGGCCGCTAATCCAGCGGGTAACATGGCTGCACCTTTATTGGCAAAACTTGTGGGCGGGGACATCTTATTCGCATTTATTGCGGCCGTTTCCTTTGCAACGATACTCGCAGTTGTTGCGGGAATCGTTTTAACGGGTGCTACGGCTTTTTCACATGATTTTTATAATGAAATATTAAAAGATGGAAAGGCGACGGAAAAACAGCAAATGACGATGGCTAGATGGGCATCAGTTGGTGTTACTGCACTTGCGATCGTTTTATCATTAGGTCTGCAGGAATTCAATGTAGCGTTTCTGGCATCGATTGCCTTTACACTGGCGGCTAGTTCGAATTTGCCGGTAATCCTTCTTACGATCTATTGGAAAAAATTCAATAAAACGGGAGCGATAGTCGGTATGATGACAGGTCTTATTGGTACGCTTTTGCTCGTGGCTCTAAGTCCAAATGTCTGGAACCCGGCCCCCGGAGCCACCATTATGACAGGTGACCCGATTTTTCCTTTGAATTCACCAGGAATCGTTTCCATTCCGCTTGGGTTCCTCGCATGCTATTTAGGTGCCCTGTTCGGTAACCGCAGGACAGCGTTGAAAACGGTTACAGAAGACAATTATAATGAAATCCTCGTAAAGTCCAACACCGGTCATGATGTTAAGGGGGTTTTGCGACATTGA
- a CDS encoding DUF485 domain-containing protein — protein sequence MVRLEKNLDESEQTNLVDYEKIVASKEFQNMLSDKKKFVIPFTIFFMGYSLLLPFLVFYTDMLDHPFIGDITWAWVYGVSITVMSVWVCSIYVRKSERIDEQIKEIIEKEGL from the coding sequence ATGGTTCGGTTGGAAAAAAACCTTGATGAATCGGAACAAACTAATCTGGTGGATTATGAAAAGATTGTTGCCTCCAAAGAGTTTCAGAATATGCTTTCCGATAAAAAGAAATTCGTTATCCCTTTTACGATTTTCTTTATGGGATATTCCCTGCTTTTGCCCTTCTTAGTTTTTTACACAGATATGCTGGATCACCCTTTCATAGGAGACATAACCTGGGCGTGGGTGTACGGTGTCTCCATTACGGTTATGTCTGTATGGGTTTGCAGCATATATGTAAGGAAATCAGAAAGAATCGATGAACAAATAAAAGAAATCATCGAGAAAGAAGGGCTTTGA
- a CDS encoding FAD synthetase family protein: MDLDIIHVQHPLSSIYTAVAEPCVLALGFFDGVHLGHQELINLAKRIAIQQDLKLAVMTFFPHPKQIIGNAQPQTYITPLEQKAKIMQDLGVETLIVVNFDSAFAHLSPTGFIEDYLCGFKCKHAVAGFDFRYGHKGEGNMETLKIEGKRFFEVTEMKKFEIDHEKVSSTKLRNLIAEGRFADIPSFLGTYFESQGTIHSKENQHIIVTLSEAFLKPPPGVYLIEIQIEGNVYEGIAYQTMDGSFHESWHLHFNDSLPLEGKKIHIKWKSERIMKSKQMTDMRAKSITKVQAF; encoded by the coding sequence ATGGATTTGGATATCATTCATGTTCAGCACCCACTTTCCAGTATATATACAGCAGTAGCAGAACCGTGTGTGCTGGCTCTTGGATTTTTCGACGGAGTTCATCTTGGCCATCAAGAATTGATAAATCTAGCCAAAAGGATTGCCATACAGCAAGATTTGAAATTGGCAGTCATGACATTTTTTCCGCATCCAAAGCAAATCATAGGAAACGCTCAACCCCAAACATATATTACTCCTTTAGAGCAAAAAGCAAAAATCATGCAAGATTTAGGTGTAGAAACCTTGATAGTCGTGAACTTCGATTCCGCATTTGCCCATCTTTCACCTACTGGTTTTATCGAGGATTATCTATGTGGATTTAAATGCAAACATGCCGTGGCTGGATTCGATTTCCGCTATGGACATAAAGGGGAAGGGAATATGGAAACGCTGAAAATCGAAGGTAAGCGATTTTTTGAAGTGACGGAAATGAAGAAGTTTGAAATTGATCATGAAAAAGTAAGTTCCACTAAGCTTAGAAACTTGATTGCAGAAGGTCGGTTCGCAGATATCCCGTCATTCCTTGGCACATACTTTGAAAGTCAAGGAACAATCCATTCCAAGGAAAATCAACACATCATCGTTACATTATCGGAAGCATTCCTGAAACCCCCGCCAGGAGTTTATTTAATCGAAATCCAGATCGAAGGAAATGTTTATGAGGGAATCGCCTATCAAACAATGGACGGATCATTTCATGAGAGTTGGCACTTACATTTCAATGATTCTCTTCCCTTGGAAGGAAAGAAGATTCATATCAAATGGAAAAGTGAAAGGATAATGAAGTCGAAACAGATGACGGATATGCGAGCCAAGTCTATTACGAAAGTGCAAGCCTTCTAA
- the hpaD gene encoding 3,4-dihydroxyphenylacetate 2,3-dioxygenase: MNFSIIRVARTILNVTDLDKSRAFYVDALGFIETERTNDHIYLRGLEEAHHHSLILQKAEKPSVEAIGYKVEKEEDLDELESFFLSKGMKMKWMQEGTQHALGKSLRVQDISGLPVEFFSKMEKAERLLQRFDMHRGSRVQRIDHVNCCVPNVQKAHDFYVKELGFACSEDTVDESGKLWATWLHRKQTVHDQAFMNGIGPRLHHVGFFLPDPLALIHACDVLASLGYAESIERGPGRHGLSNAFFLYLRDPDGHRIELYNGDYLTADPDTEPIHWDLNDPRRQTFWGAKAPDSWFDEASAVLDIISGEEVPLKEPILAKSKPEFII, translated from the coding sequence ATGAATTTTTCTATTATTCGTGTTGCGAGAACGATACTTAATGTAACAGATTTAGATAAATCAAGAGCCTTTTATGTGGATGCTTTAGGTTTCATTGAAACGGAAAGAACGAATGATCACATATATTTACGTGGTTTAGAGGAAGCGCATCATCACTCGCTTATCTTGCAAAAGGCAGAAAAGCCAAGCGTTGAAGCAATAGGATACAAGGTTGAAAAAGAGGAAGACCTTGATGAATTGGAATCTTTTTTCCTGTCCAAGGGAATGAAAATGAAGTGGATGCAGGAAGGAACACAGCATGCACTAGGCAAGTCGCTACGAGTTCAGGATATTTCAGGATTGCCAGTGGAGTTTTTCAGCAAAATGGAAAAAGCCGAGAGATTGCTTCAACGATTCGATATGCATAGGGGTTCAAGGGTTCAAAGAATCGATCATGTGAATTGTTGTGTACCAAATGTGCAAAAAGCCCATGATTTTTATGTGAAAGAATTAGGTTTTGCATGCTCGGAAGACACAGTGGATGAATCGGGCAAATTATGGGCAACGTGGCTACATAGAAAGCAAACGGTCCATGACCAGGCATTCATGAACGGAATCGGTCCAAGACTTCATCATGTAGGCTTCTTTCTGCCTGACCCCCTTGCACTTATCCATGCCTGTGATGTACTGGCATCACTGGGATATGCCGAGTCCATCGAACGCGGACCAGGAAGGCACGGCCTATCCAATGCATTCTTCCTATATTTAAGAGACCCGGACGGTCACAGGATCGAATTATACAATGGGGATTACTTAACAGCTGACCCGGATACCGAACCAATTCATTGGGATTTGAATGACCCAAGACGCCAAACATTCTGGGGAGCCAAAGCGCCGGATTCATGGTTTGATGAGGCATCTGCCGTACTTGATATAATATCAGGTGAAGAAGTTCCTCTTAAAGAACCGATTCTGGCAAAAAGCAAGCCTGAATTCATCATATAG